From Actinomyces sp. oral taxon 171 str. F0337, one genomic window encodes:
- the malQ gene encoding 4-alpha-glucanotransferase, whose protein sequence is MNEFNDDQLPASESLKQLAEAHGVSTEYWDYHGNLASPSSATLKAVLAALGVSTHSEEEVGRALREVEDAPWRQTLAPTVVTRGGVESTVPVYVPDGAKVRVRVELEDGGVRELTQTEDWTVPREVDGIKRGRASFILGADLPLGWHRIIAEVSPGSSSTDQSAPQGAHAGPPADGEVETVTVTSALAVTPNHLDLPESLGERGWGVMTQLYSIRSRRSWGTGDADDLTELAAFLGDQGADFLLINPLHAAEPVAPMTPSPYLPVTRRFVNPIYIRPENILEVAHLSGPKRSLVQWAFEEVKDSDLSAEPIDRDVVWKAKREALEVIFAAGRSYSRQRDFERFRAEQGEGLERFALWSALVEKHGPLQSWPATLREADSAYVANEAHQLAERIDFFAWLQWIVDEQLARAQTEALASGMALGIMDDLAVGVHSQGADVWSNPEAFASGVTVGAPPDMYNQQGQNWSQPPWNPEYLARSAYAPLRDMVRTVLRHAGALRVDHIIGLFRLWWIPEGMGADHGAYVRYDHEAMLGVVLLEAHRAGAVVIGEDLGTVEPWARDYLASRGVLGTSVLWFEKQHDGWPLQPQDYRRLALSTVNTHDLPPTAGYLADEHVDLRERLGLLTEPVEQVRTEARIERDRMTARLREHSLLEDAPTERQVVEALHRYVVRTPSVLVGIALVDGVGERRAQNQPGTDQEYPNWRIPLADGAGEVVLVDDLPENARLGSLLSVVRDEMAPRD, encoded by the coding sequence ATGAACGAGTTCAACGACGACCAGTTACCTGCTTCCGAGAGCCTCAAGCAACTCGCCGAGGCACACGGTGTCTCCACCGAGTACTGGGACTATCACGGCAACCTTGCCTCCCCGTCAAGCGCCACCCTCAAGGCCGTACTCGCCGCGTTGGGGGTGAGCACCCACTCCGAGGAGGAGGTCGGGCGCGCTCTGCGAGAGGTCGAGGATGCCCCCTGGCGCCAGACGCTCGCTCCCACGGTCGTCACGCGCGGCGGCGTGGAGTCCACCGTCCCCGTCTATGTGCCCGACGGTGCCAAGGTACGGGTACGCGTTGAGCTGGAGGACGGCGGCGTCCGTGAGCTGACTCAGACCGAGGACTGGACCGTGCCTCGGGAGGTGGACGGCATCAAACGTGGCCGAGCCTCCTTCATCCTCGGAGCTGATCTGCCCCTGGGGTGGCACCGGATCATCGCCGAGGTCAGCCCCGGCTCCAGCTCCACCGACCAGTCGGCCCCGCAGGGGGCTCACGCCGGGCCGCCCGCCGACGGTGAGGTGGAGACCGTCACGGTGACCTCGGCTCTGGCTGTCACCCCCAACCACCTCGATCTGCCCGAGTCCCTCGGTGAACGCGGCTGGGGAGTCATGACCCAGCTGTACTCGATCCGCTCGCGCAGGTCGTGGGGGACCGGCGACGCTGATGACCTCACTGAGCTCGCCGCCTTCCTGGGGGACCAGGGGGCCGACTTCCTGCTCATCAACCCGCTGCACGCGGCTGAGCCGGTGGCGCCGATGACCCCCTCGCCCTACCTGCCGGTGACGCGTCGCTTCGTCAACCCGATCTACATCCGGCCGGAGAACATCCTCGAGGTGGCCCACCTGTCCGGCCCCAAGCGCTCGCTCGTGCAGTGGGCCTTCGAGGAGGTCAAGGACAGTGACCTGAGCGCCGAGCCGATCGACCGCGACGTGGTGTGGAAGGCCAAGCGAGAGGCCCTCGAGGTTATCTTCGCCGCCGGTCGCTCCTACTCCCGCCAGCGAGACTTCGAGCGCTTCCGCGCCGAGCAGGGCGAGGGGCTGGAGCGCTTCGCCCTGTGGAGCGCGCTGGTGGAGAAGCACGGGCCCCTGCAGTCCTGGCCCGCCACGCTGCGGGAGGCGGACTCCGCCTACGTCGCCAACGAGGCGCACCAGCTGGCCGAGCGCATCGATTTCTTCGCCTGGCTGCAGTGGATCGTCGACGAACAGCTGGCCCGCGCCCAGACCGAGGCCCTGGCCTCGGGGATGGCCCTGGGCATCATGGACGACCTCGCCGTGGGTGTGCACTCGCAGGGAGCGGACGTATGGTCAAACCCGGAGGCCTTCGCCTCCGGAGTCACCGTGGGGGCTCCGCCGGACATGTACAACCAGCAGGGCCAGAACTGGTCCCAGCCGCCGTGGAACCCCGAGTACCTGGCGCGCAGTGCCTACGCCCCTCTGCGCGACATGGTGCGCACGGTCCTGCGTCACGCCGGCGCGCTGCGCGTGGACCACATCATCGGCCTGTTCCGTCTGTGGTGGATTCCTGAGGGCATGGGCGCAGACCACGGCGCCTACGTACGCTACGACCACGAGGCCATGCTCGGCGTCGTCCTCCTGGAGGCTCACCGGGCCGGTGCCGTCGTCATCGGTGAGGACCTGGGAACCGTGGAGCCCTGGGCGCGCGACTACCTGGCCAGCCGCGGCGTGCTGGGAACCAGCGTCCTGTGGTTCGAGAAGCAGCATGACGGCTGGCCCCTCCAGCCCCAGGACTACCGCAGGCTCGCCCTGTCCACGGTCAACACCCACGATCTTCCCCCGACTGCCGGCTACCTGGCTGACGAGCACGTTGATCTGCGTGAGCGTCTCGGCCTGCTCACCGAGCCGGTCGAGCAGGTGCGCACCGAGGCTCGCATTGAGCGCGACCGGATGACCGCCCGGCTGCGCGAGCACAGCCTGCTGGAGGACGCGCCCACCGAGCGTCAGGTCGTGGAGGCCCTGCACCGCTACGTGGTGCGCACCCCCTCGGTCCTGGTCGGCATCGCCCTGGTCGACGGCGTGGGGGAGCGTCGTGCTCAGAACCAGCCCGGCACGGACCAGGAGTACCCCAAC
- a CDS encoding methylated-DNA--[protein]-cysteine S-methyltransferase, with translation MPDLDSKSLYKALLAKDSRFDGRFFVGVATTGVYCRPVCRARKPLAVNCSFYATAAEAEQAGFRPCLLCRPELAPGYAPVDSSASLARAAARYIERNCGVQGSLTDIARHLGCSNRHLRRVFEGAYHVRPVEYRQTCRLLLAKSLLTDTNLSVVDVAYSAGFGSLRRFNEVFRRRYRLTPTVLRSQARLSRTDGDAVRLSLGYRPPYCWDLMLKFLARRAIPGVEKVEEDRYARTIRLRSSGRDLTGWVTVDNDAEHNRLTVTVSASLLPALPVVLDGIKNLFDLHCEPDTVARALTSMDESALGTFIPGIRVPGCFDAFETAVLAVLGQQVTVQAARTLAGRLVQTLGSPLDTGIDGLTMTFPMVQELLNLDGAIEQHLGPLGIIAARARAIHGLAAMMSSGIIDASCCPDPEAAVARFMEIPGIGAWTANYIAMRCLAWPDAFLATDLEVRKALGTPPPGKILTLAECWKPWRAYAVMHLWNRAEAESASEHATKSKKRNEKKEEMHYLSHYESPLGAMTMASDGEYLTGLWFDGQKYDRSTIDNDAAVQPHLPIFTQTAQWLDTYFEGADPGFTPPIRVEGSDFKKMVTSIMLSIPFGATSTYAQIAAEVARRTGRKQMSAQAVGGAVGRNPIVPIVPCHRVVATNGSLRGYAGGVNRKEWLLEMEGVNVSGLLTPPAADDGGETRE, from the coding sequence ATGCCGGATTTGGACAGTAAATCGCTGTACAAGGCCCTGTTGGCCAAGGACAGCCGGTTCGACGGGCGATTCTTCGTCGGAGTCGCCACGACCGGCGTCTACTGCCGTCCAGTGTGCCGGGCGCGGAAACCGCTTGCGGTCAACTGCTCCTTCTACGCCACGGCAGCCGAGGCCGAGCAGGCGGGTTTCCGACCGTGCCTGCTGTGTCGGCCCGAGTTGGCACCCGGGTACGCGCCCGTGGACTCCTCAGCGTCACTGGCTCGCGCTGCGGCGCGCTACATCGAGAGGAACTGCGGTGTTCAGGGAAGCCTGACGGACATCGCCCGTCATCTGGGATGCTCCAACCGTCACCTGCGCCGTGTCTTCGAGGGCGCTTATCACGTGCGTCCCGTCGAGTACCGCCAGACCTGCAGACTTCTACTGGCCAAGAGCCTTCTGACCGACACGAACCTATCTGTGGTGGACGTGGCCTATTCCGCGGGATTCGGCAGCCTGCGCCGCTTCAACGAGGTGTTCCGACGTCGCTACCGGCTGACGCCCACCGTTTTGCGCAGCCAAGCACGGCTCAGTAGGACCGATGGTGACGCCGTCCGGCTCAGTCTGGGGTACCGTCCCCCATACTGTTGGGACCTCATGCTGAAGTTCCTGGCACGCAGAGCCATCCCCGGCGTCGAGAAGGTCGAGGAGGATCGTTACGCCAGGACGATCCGCCTGCGCTCCTCAGGACGTGATCTCACCGGCTGGGTGACCGTGGACAACGACGCTGAGCACAATCGGCTGACGGTGACCGTCTCCGCCTCCCTGCTGCCCGCACTACCGGTGGTGCTGGATGGGATCAAGAATCTGTTCGATCTCCATTGCGAGCCGGATACCGTGGCTCGCGCGCTCACAAGCATGGACGAGTCCGCACTCGGAACATTCATCCCGGGCATACGCGTACCGGGCTGCTTCGACGCCTTCGAAACCGCTGTCCTCGCGGTCCTGGGTCAGCAGGTCACGGTCCAGGCGGCCAGGACACTGGCCGGTCGGCTCGTCCAGACCCTCGGCTCGCCCCTGGACACCGGAATCGACGGACTGACCATGACCTTCCCCATGGTTCAGGAGCTCCTCAACCTCGACGGTGCGATCGAGCAGCATCTAGGACCGCTCGGCATCATTGCGGCCCGGGCACGGGCTATTCACGGCCTGGCCGCGATGATGAGTTCTGGCATCATCGACGCCTCCTGCTGCCCCGACCCTGAAGCCGCAGTTGCTCGGTTCATGGAGATCCCGGGCATTGGAGCCTGGACCGCCAATTATATCGCCATGCGCTGCCTGGCCTGGCCCGATGCATTCCTCGCCACCGACCTGGAGGTCAGAAAGGCGCTGGGAACCCCGCCCCCAGGGAAGATCCTCACCCTGGCTGAATGTTGGAAACCGTGGCGGGCCTACGCCGTCATGCACCTGTGGAACCGGGCAGAAGCAGAATCAGCATCCGAACACGCCACCAAGAGCAAGAAGCGGAACGAGAAGAAGGAAGAGATGCACTACCTCAGCCATTACGAGTCACCCCTTGGCGCCATGACCATGGCCAGCGATGGCGAGTACCTCACGGGCCTGTGGTTCGACGGTCAGAAGTACGACCGCTCGACGATCGACAACGACGCGGCAGTCCAGCCCCATCTGCCCATCTTTACGCAGACGGCGCAGTGGCTCGACACCTACTTCGAGGGAGCCGATCCGGGTTTCACCCCGCCGATCAGGGTTGAGGGCTCCGACTTCAAGAAGATGGTCACCTCCATCATGCTCTCCATCCCCTTCGGCGCCACCAGCACCTACGCCCAGATCGCTGCCGAGGTGGCCCGGCGTACCGGTCGGAAGCAGATGTCCGCCCAGGCCGTGGGTGGCGCGGTCGGGCGCAACCCGATCGTTCCCATCGTGCCGTGCCACCGCGTGGTCGCGACCAACGGCAGTCTGCGCGGCTACGCGGGCGGGGTCAACCGGAAGGAATGGCTCCTGGAGATGGAGGGGGTCAACGTGTCCGGTCTGTTAACACCGCCAGCCGCTGACGACGGCGGTGAAACGCGAGAATGA
- a CDS encoding alpha/beta fold hydrolase has protein sequence MTFVTLPNDGHLWYSIRSASSPKAPLVLVQGRGLDHHGWDSVLNEFTNRPIILIDHRGTGQSTASLNSEWSTRDFANDVVTILDHAGIDRAHVYGHSMGGRIAQWLGAEHADRIITLTIGGTSVGDGTGLPRPTIGAAALASGDPSALASLFYPDVWVAANPQQATSVLPEPHSPEAMSIHSKASDRPDGPAPEKITTPTLILHGANDPISDPGNAAILGKRIPNSEVLMVPDARHAYWAGKPDVHSSVAKFLSSNDPN, from the coding sequence ATGACTTTTGTAACTTTGCCGAACGACGGACATCTTTGGTACTCCATAAGAAGCGCATCATCACCCAAGGCCCCATTAGTACTCGTCCAAGGAAGAGGCCTGGACCACCATGGATGGGACTCCGTCCTGAACGAATTCACCAATCGACCCATCATACTCATCGACCACAGGGGCACCGGCCAGAGCACGGCTTCACTGAACTCAGAGTGGTCGACACGAGATTTCGCAAATGATGTAGTAACCATCCTCGATCATGCAGGCATCGATAGGGCACACGTTTACGGACACTCAATGGGAGGAAGAATTGCTCAGTGGCTCGGAGCGGAGCACGCCGACCGCATTATTACACTCACCATTGGGGGCACCAGCGTTGGCGACGGAACTGGACTACCTCGCCCCACCATTGGCGCAGCGGCCCTAGCATCCGGGGACCCGAGCGCACTGGCTTCACTCTTCTATCCGGATGTTTGGGTCGCAGCAAATCCTCAACAAGCCACCAGCGTCCTCCCTGAGCCTCATTCACCAGAAGCAATGAGCATCCACAGCAAGGCCTCAGACCGACCTGACGGGCCAGCTCCAGAGAAAATCACGACCCCCACCTTAATCCTCCACGGCGCGAATGACCCCATCTCCGACCCCGGCAACGCAGCAATTCTTGGAAAGAGAATCCCAAATTCGGAAGTATTGATGGTTCCAGATGCCAGGCACGCCTACTGGGCCGGAAAACCAGATGTTCATTCCTCGGTTGCGAAATTCCTTTCATCGAACGACCCGAACTGA
- a CDS encoding acyl-CoA thioesterase: MTTPYPVPAATEEPLGSVTRILSLAAGDGEDIFSGGSLPQLSGRVYGGQVVAQGMLAAASTIEDDGDGERLPHSVHAFFMRGGQPDTPITFTVERLHDGRSFSQRRTAASQEGTQILTMLTSFQEEQEGADLHVPAPSVPRPEDLTSALEIFRTIDHPVARFLGRTAAFDLRHVEGNLYLRPAEDRAGRQHLWMRSRSRIPEQTSQTVHRALLAYVCDQVMLEPVLRSQGLSWRSEGLSLATLDHAQWFHRDVDMGDWLLYVQDSPSSQGGRGMARAQVFDSSGRLVSTIAQEGMVRMPTGSQSDGGSGRWRIRMGEGDDGSAIPG, encoded by the coding sequence GTGACAACCCCTTACCCCGTCCCCGCCGCCACGGAGGAGCCCCTCGGGTCGGTGACCCGGATCCTCAGCCTGGCGGCGGGTGACGGGGAGGACATCTTCTCCGGGGGCTCCCTGCCCCAGCTCTCGGGCCGGGTTTACGGAGGACAGGTGGTTGCCCAGGGCATGCTCGCCGCGGCCTCCACAATCGAGGACGACGGTGACGGCGAACGCCTGCCGCACTCGGTCCACGCCTTCTTCATGCGAGGCGGACAGCCCGACACGCCGATCACCTTCACCGTCGAGCGCCTGCACGACGGACGGTCCTTCTCCCAACGGCGCACGGCCGCCTCCCAGGAGGGCACGCAGATCCTGACGATGCTCACCTCCTTCCAGGAGGAGCAGGAGGGCGCCGACCTCCATGTCCCAGCCCCCTCGGTTCCGCGACCTGAGGACTTAACGAGCGCTCTGGAGATCTTCCGCACCATCGATCATCCGGTGGCGCGTTTCCTGGGGCGCACGGCGGCCTTCGACCTCAGGCACGTGGAGGGCAACCTCTACCTGCGCCCCGCTGAGGATCGTGCCGGCCGCCAGCACCTGTGGATGCGATCGCGCAGCCGTATCCCGGAGCAGACCTCCCAGACAGTGCACCGGGCGCTACTGGCCTACGTGTGCGACCAGGTGATGCTGGAGCCGGTGCTGCGAAGCCAGGGACTGTCCTGGCGCAGCGAGGGCTTGAGTCTGGCGACCCTCGATCACGCCCAGTGGTTCCACCGGGACGTCGACATGGGCGACTGGCTGCTCTATGTGCAGGACTCCCCCTCCTCACAGGGCGGCCGCGGCATGGCTCGCGCCCAGGTCTTCGACTCATCCGGTCGCCTGGTGTCGACCATCGCCCAGGAGGGCATGGTGCGCATGCCCACCGGCTCCCAGTCCGACGGCGGTTCGGGACGTTGGCGGATCCGGATGGGTGAAGGCGACGACGGCAGCGCGATCCCCGGCTGA
- a CDS encoding glucose PTS transporter subunit EIIB, with protein sequence MREDGNREGEAMSTASDIVAGLGGQENITDLEPCITRLRVEVADQTKVDEEALRAAGAFGVVRSGRIVQVVVGPTADNLASEIAAL encoded by the coding sequence TTGCGCGAGGACGGGAACCGGGAAGGAGAAGCCATGAGCACTGCATCAGACATCGTCGCCGGTCTCGGCGGCCAGGAGAACATCACCGATCTCGAGCCGTGCATCACGCGTCTGCGCGTCGAGGTCGCCGATCAGACGAAGGTAGATGAGGAGGCGCTGCGGGCGGCCGGCGCCTTCGGCGTGGTGCGTTCCGGCCGCATCGTCCAGGTCGTCGTGGGGCCCACGGCGGACAACCTCGCCTCAGAGATCGCGGCTCTCTGA
- a CDS encoding M23 family metallopeptidase: protein MSRNTPVLIPEGGVIGKLPFDGQWLTERSPTHRVPSHGTHLFATTYALDFVAVDDVGRTAPARSLRALFAPEPPELFRAFGLPLYSPVTGTVVSVHDGEPDHEARRPALTLLPYGLSQPQRIRQGLTAIPGNHVIIQVAEGPHYVGLVHLQRGSVRHSPGDRVSAGDQIGRCGNSGNSTQPHLHIQAMDSSDLNAAKGVPLRFEEFRQCSPQRGAPWVLHRQSCPEQGSVIAGL, encoded by the coding sequence ATGAGTAGGAATACCCCAGTACTCATCCCCGAAGGCGGTGTCATCGGGAAGCTTCCGTTCGACGGGCAGTGGCTGACCGAGCGCAGCCCCACACACCGCGTTCCCAGCCACGGGACTCACCTGTTCGCCACCACGTACGCGCTCGACTTCGTTGCCGTGGACGACGTTGGTCGCACGGCTCCAGCGCGCAGCCTGCGTGCGCTCTTCGCCCCCGAGCCACCAGAACTCTTCCGCGCCTTCGGCCTTCCCCTGTACTCGCCTGTCACGGGAACCGTGGTCTCGGTTCACGACGGCGAACCCGACCACGAGGCGCGCCGCCCCGCACTGACACTCCTCCCGTACGGATTGAGTCAGCCCCAACGGATTCGGCAGGGACTTACTGCCATCCCCGGAAACCACGTGATCATCCAGGTTGCCGAAGGGCCCCATTACGTTGGACTCGTGCACCTTCAGCGAGGTTCTGTTCGGCACTCACCCGGTGACCGGGTGAGTGCCGGCGATCAGATCGGTAGATGCGGCAACTCCGGGAACTCCACGCAGCCCCATCTCCACATCCAAGCGATGGACAGCTCTGATCTCAATGCTGCGAAGGGTGTGCCGCTCCGTTTTGAGGAGTTCCGGCAATGCAGCCCGCAGCGAGGTGCTCCCTGGGTGCTTCACCGGCAGTCATGCCCTGAGCAGGGATCGGTTATCGCTGGACTTTGA
- the ptsP gene encoding phosphoenolpyruvate--protein phosphotransferase, which produces MTASDTTSTTLSGIGVSPGLVAGPVARMAPPIPEPEIATLESSRDVEKECERIALAAQQVKKGLELSAAEAKAEARTLLETTAQMAADPTLTSTAQAMVREKRLVPERAVWESAGTLATMLESLGGYMAERTRDVQDVRDRIVAVLTESPMPGIPRLPEPFVLVATDLAPADTALLDPEKVIAFITSEGGPTSHTAILARALGMPAIVGTGEEVTDALAEGDIVLVDGTKGSITLNPSEDALRRARELASRVRVFNGDGATKDGHEVQLLANVGDAAGARSAAEAGAMGIGLFRTEFCFLDQPEEPTVEAQVEAYQGVLEAFPGKKVVVRTLDAGADKPLPFLTDATEANPALGVRAYRTTRRDPEVLDHQLEALAKAEAATEAKVWVMAPMISTADEAEAFTQKARSYGLKTAGMMIEVPSAALMADKLFEHADFASVGTNDLTQYVMAADRLLSSLADLSTAWQPAVLRLIGTACEGASPKGRPVGVCGEAAADPALASVLVGLGVASLSMTARALPDVDSVLKSVTLAECQELAKIALDAATAEDARTAVRAQLPILEELGL; this is translated from the coding sequence ATGACAGCGTCCGACACCACCTCCACAACTCTGTCCGGCATCGGTGTGAGCCCTGGGCTTGTGGCCGGTCCCGTCGCCAGGATGGCACCTCCCATTCCTGAGCCCGAGATCGCGACCCTCGAGTCCAGTCGCGACGTCGAGAAGGAGTGCGAGCGCATCGCGCTGGCGGCCCAGCAGGTCAAGAAGGGCCTGGAGCTGTCCGCAGCCGAGGCCAAGGCCGAGGCCCGTACCCTCCTTGAGACCACTGCGCAGATGGCCGCCGACCCCACCCTGACCTCGACGGCGCAGGCCATGGTGCGCGAGAAGCGCTTGGTTCCAGAGCGCGCCGTGTGGGAGTCCGCGGGGACACTGGCCACCATGCTGGAGTCCCTGGGCGGCTACATGGCCGAGCGTACCCGTGACGTCCAGGATGTGCGCGACCGCATCGTCGCCGTCCTGACCGAGTCCCCGATGCCGGGGATCCCCCGCCTGCCCGAGCCCTTCGTGCTCGTGGCCACCGATCTGGCCCCGGCCGACACCGCGCTGCTGGACCCCGAGAAGGTCATCGCCTTCATCACCTCCGAGGGTGGCCCCACCTCCCACACCGCGATCCTGGCGCGCGCCCTGGGCATGCCGGCGATCGTCGGCACTGGCGAGGAGGTCACCGACGCCCTGGCCGAGGGCGACATCGTCCTGGTCGACGGCACGAAGGGAAGCATCACCCTCAACCCCTCCGAGGACGCTCTGCGCCGGGCCCGAGAGCTTGCCTCGCGCGTGCGCGTCTTCAACGGTGACGGCGCCACGAAGGACGGCCACGAGGTCCAGCTGCTGGCCAATGTCGGTGACGCGGCCGGCGCCCGCAGCGCCGCGGAGGCCGGGGCCATGGGCATCGGCCTGTTCCGCACCGAGTTCTGCTTCCTGGACCAGCCCGAGGAGCCCACGGTAGAGGCTCAGGTGGAGGCCTACCAGGGCGTCCTCGAGGCCTTCCCCGGCAAGAAAGTCGTGGTGCGCACGCTTGACGCCGGGGCGGACAAGCCGTTGCCCTTCCTGACCGACGCCACCGAGGCCAACCCGGCGCTCGGCGTGCGCGCCTACCGCACGACGCGCCGCGACCCCGAGGTCCTGGACCACCAGCTCGAGGCCCTGGCCAAGGCCGAGGCTGCCACCGAGGCCAAGGTGTGGGTCATGGCCCCGATGATCTCCACGGCCGACGAGGCCGAGGCCTTCACGCAGAAGGCCCGCTCCTACGGCCTGAAGACGGCCGGAATGATGATCGAGGTGCCCTCGGCCGCACTCATGGCCGACAAGCTCTTCGAGCACGCCGACTTCGCCTCCGTGGGAACCAACGACCTCACCCAGTACGTCATGGCGGCCGACCGTCTGCTGTCCTCACTGGCGGACTTGTCCACGGCCTGGCAGCCGGCCGTCCTGCGTCTGATCGGCACCGCGTGCGAGGGGGCCTCCCCCAAGGGACGTCCGGTAGGCGTGTGCGGTGAGGCCGCCGCGGACCCGGCGCTGGCCTCCGTCCTCGTGGGTCTGGGAGTCGCCTCCCTGTCGATGACGGCACGTGCGCTGCCGGATGTCGATTCCGTTCTGAAGTCCGTCACGCTTGCCGAGTGCCAGGAGCTGGCGAAGATCGCTCTGGACGCGGCAACAGCCGAGGACGCGCGCACGGCGGTGCGTGCGCAGCTGCCGATCCTGGAGGAGCTCGGCCTGTGA
- the ettA gene encoding energy-dependent translational throttle protein EttA: MAEYIYQMIKARKAHGDKVILDDVTMAFLPGAKIGMVGPNGAGKSSILKIMAGIDQPSNGEARLTPGYSVGILLQEPPLNEDKTVLGNVEEGVAEIKSKLDRFNEISAAMADPDADFDALMAEMGTLQDALDAANAWDLDSQLEQAMDALRCPPPDAEVKNLSGGERRRVALCKLLLEAPDLLLLDEPTNHLDAESVLWLEQHLASYQGAVIAVTHDRYFLDHVAEWIAEVDRGHLYPYEGNYSTYLETKEKRLEVQGKKDAKLAKRLKEELEWVRSSAKGRQAKSKARLARYEEMAAEAERTRKLDFEEIQIPPGPRLGNQVLEATNLNKGFDGRTLIDGLSFTLPRNGIVGVVGPNGVGKSTLFKTIVGLEPLDGGDLKIGQTVKLSYVDQSRAGIDPKKTLWEVVSDGLDYIQVGNVEMPSRAYVASFGFKGADQQKPAGVLSGGERNRLNLALTLKQGGNLILLDEPTNDLDVETLGSLENALLEFPGCAVVITHDRWFLDRVATHILAWEGTDENPASWYWFEGNFASYEENKVERLGPEAARPHRVTYRKLTRD, from the coding sequence GTGGCTGAGTACATCTACCAGATGATCAAGGCGCGCAAGGCCCACGGGGACAAGGTCATCCTCGACGACGTCACCATGGCCTTCCTCCCCGGAGCCAAGATCGGCATGGTCGGCCCCAACGGCGCCGGCAAGTCCTCCATCCTTAAGATCATGGCCGGCATCGACCAGCCCTCCAACGGCGAGGCCCGCCTGACCCCCGGCTACAGCGTCGGCATCCTCCTGCAGGAGCCCCCGCTCAACGAGGACAAGACGGTGCTCGGCAACGTCGAGGAGGGCGTTGCCGAGATCAAGTCCAAGCTGGACCGTTTCAACGAGATCAGCGCCGCCATGGCGGACCCGGACGCCGACTTCGACGCCCTCATGGCTGAGATGGGCACTCTCCAGGACGCCCTGGACGCCGCCAACGCCTGGGACCTCGACTCCCAGCTGGAGCAGGCCATGGACGCCCTGCGCTGCCCCCCGCCGGATGCCGAGGTCAAGAACCTCTCCGGTGGTGAGCGCCGCCGTGTGGCCCTGTGCAAGCTGCTCCTCGAGGCCCCGGACCTCCTCCTCCTGGACGAGCCCACCAACCACCTCGACGCCGAGTCCGTCCTCTGGCTCGAGCAGCACCTGGCCAGCTACCAGGGCGCCGTCATCGCCGTCACCCACGACCGCTACTTCCTCGACCACGTCGCCGAGTGGATCGCCGAGGTCGACCGCGGTCACCTCTACCCCTACGAGGGCAACTACTCCACCTACCTGGAGACCAAGGAGAAGCGCCTCGAGGTCCAGGGCAAGAAGGACGCCAAGCTCGCCAAGCGCCTCAAGGAGGAGCTCGAGTGGGTGCGCTCCTCCGCCAAGGGACGCCAGGCCAAGTCCAAGGCCCGTCTGGCCCGCTACGAGGAGATGGCCGCCGAGGCCGAGCGCACCCGCAAGCTCGACTTCGAGGAGATCCAGATCCCGCCGGGGCCCCGCCTGGGCAACCAGGTCCTGGAGGCCACCAACCTCAACAAGGGCTTCGACGGGCGCACCCTCATTGACGGGCTCTCCTTCACCCTGCCGCGCAACGGCATCGTCGGGGTCGTCGGCCCCAACGGCGTCGGGAAGTCCACCCTGTTCAAGACCATCGTGGGCCTGGAGCCGCTCGACGGCGGGGACCTCAAGATCGGCCAGACCGTCAAGCTGTCCTACGTCGACCAGTCCCGAGCCGGCATCGACCCCAAGAAGACCCTCTGGGAGGTCGTCTCCGACGGGCTGGACTACATTCAGGTCGGCAACGTGGAGATGCCCTCGCGCGCCTACGTCGCCTCCTTCGGCTTCAAGGGGGCCGACCAGCAGAAGCCGGCCGGTGTGCTCTCCGGCGGTGAGCGCAACCGCCTCAACCTGGCCCTGACCCTCAAGCAGGGCGGTAACCTCATCCTCCTGGACGAGCCCACCAACGACCTCGACGTCGAGACCCTGGGCTCCCTGGAGAACGCTCTGCTGGAGTTCCCCGGCTGCGCCGTGGTCATCACCCACGACCGCTGGTTCCTCGACCGCGTGGCCACCCACATCCTGGCCTGGGAGGGCACCGACGAGAACCCGGCCAGCTGGTACTGGTTCGAGGGGAACTTCGCCTCCTACGAGGAGAACAAGGTTGAGCGCCTCGGCCCCGAGGCGGCCCGCCCCCACCGGGTCACCTACCGGAAGCTGACTCGAGACTGA